ATAGTACTAGAAGATGAAATGTTTCAATTAAGCATGTAACacaccaaatcatcaatacCAAGTTTCTTTAATTGTAATACAACACTCCCAAGATTGGACCTTAATATTTCAGGGTAAGTATTATCCtgcatttcatttttatatgcTTTTTCAGTATATAATCTGAAACATTTCCCAGGTCTGGTACGACCGGCTCTACCCGCTCTTTGCTGGGCAGAAGCTTTACTGATGGGTGATACAAGAAGAGATTCTACACGAATTCTGGGATTATATAcctgttaaaaaatataataaaaagtgatagaagacaaattattaacaaaatattacaGAGAAATGCTAAAAGTGAAAGTACATTCTTACCTTCTGTTTTGCAAATCCAGGATCTATCACAAACACAACACCATCAATAGTTAATGATGTTTCTGCAATGTTAGTTGAGACTACTACTTTTCTGCCAATAGCACCATTTGGTTTTGTTGGTGGTGCAGGTTCGAAAATTCTTTGTTGAAGATTTGGAGGCAGTGTAGAATAAAGTGGTATGCATTTGAGTTCACCTACTTCTGGACCTAAATTAtccatttctcttttgatTCTTTTACAGGCTTCTTCAATCTCTTCTTGACCAGTTAAAAACAAAAGTAAATCTCCTGCTACCTCTTCACACATGTGTATCTGAATAACAGTCCTGATAGCAGCTTCTAAATAATCTCTTTCAGGTTCAGGTGTATAAAAAATCTCAACAGGATGCGTTCTGCCAGGTACATTCATTAAAGGTGCATTATCAAAATACTGTTGAAATTTTCCAGCATCCAGTGTTGCACTCATAATCACAAGTTTCAGATCTGGTCTTTGTTTAATCACTTCTTTTAAAACACCCATAAGTAAGTCTGTGGCTAAAGTTCTTTCATGAGCCTCATCTAACAATATCACTTGATATGCATCAAGCATGGGATCAGACATGCCTTCACGAAGAAGCATACCATCAGTCATATATTTCAATACAGTTTTTGGAGAACTACAATCCTCAAAACGTATGCTATATCCTACTTCTTGacctatttaaaaaaatcaccATACAAATTACATGAATGTTATTTAACATTACATTCACATTAAATTACAGGTTCTTTGGATATACAAATGAATATTACCTAATGCAACATCCATTTCTTCTGAAACTCTCTGTGCAACAGACATAGCTGCTACTCTTCTTGGTTGGGTGCAAGCAACACCTTTGTTACCAATACAGCTTGAATATTCTACACACCATTGTGGTATCTGTGTAGTTTTACCTGACCCTGTTTCTCCAACCAGTACAATACATTGATGTTGTGCCAATAACCTCATAAAATCAGCACGATATTCAAATACAGGTAAAGTAATtctctttttataaaattcatggTATCGTGGTGTGTAAGGTAGTCCAGTATAAGGATTAAGCTGAACTTGACTTTTTGGTGCTGTTGTTGGTACACTTATGTTATTAGATACTGTTGATCCATCTCTGTGAAGCAAAACATATACCATTGCATAAAATTATGACTctatacaatttaaaaatgatttaactGCTAGTTACAAGACAgtcatagaaaaaaaaagaaagttgaGAACACTTAATTGGTTAGGAACTCCAATAAAA
The genomic region above belongs to Osmia bicornis bicornis chromosome 9, iOsmBic2.1, whole genome shotgun sequence and contains:
- the LOC114879030 gene encoding putative pre-mRNA-splicing factor ATP-dependent RNA helicase PRP1, with product MSKRRIEVVDPYVKRKADGSTVSNNISVPTTAPKSQVQLNPYTGLPYTPRYHEFYKKRITLPVFEYRADFMRLLAQHQCIVLVGETGSGKTTQIPQWCVEYSSCIGNKGVACTQPRRVAAMSVAQRVSEEMDVALGQEVGYSIRFEDCSSPKTVLKYMTDGMLLREGMSDPMLDAYQVILLDEAHERTLATDLLMGVLKEVIKQRPDLKLVIMSATLDAGKFQQYFDNAPLMNVPGRTHPVEIFYTPEPERDYLEAAIRTVIQIHMCEEVAGDLLLFLTGQEEIEEACKRIKREMDNLGPEVGELKCIPLYSTLPPNLQQRIFEPAPPTKPNGAIGRKVVVSTNIAETSLTIDGVVFVIDPGFAKQKVYNPRIRVESLLVSPISKASAQQRAGRAGRTRPGKCFRLYTEKAYKNEMQDNTYPEILRSNLGSVVLQLKKLGIDDLVHFDFMDPPAPETLMRALELLNYLAALDDDGNLTDLGAVMAEFPLDPQLAKMLIASCNHNCSNEILSITAMLSVPQCFVRPNESKKAADDAKMRFAHIDGDHLTLLNVYHAFKQNFEDPQWCYDNFVNYRSLKSGDNVREQLSRIMDRFHLKRTSTDFTSKDYYINIRKALVNGFFMQVAHLERTGHYLTIKDNQIVQLHPSSCLDHKPEWVIYNEFVLTTKNYIRTVTDIKPDWLLKIAPQYYDLQNFPQCEAKRQLEVIQARLDSKQYQEGF